GATTCCATCCACAGTCTGCCGCCACCTTCTTGCTGGTCGGCTTCGTCTATCCATTTTTTGAAGGAATGATGTGGAACGGCAATTACGGCGTGCAGAAGTGGTTGCAATACCATTTTGGTGCGCAGTTTCATGACTTTGCCGGTTCGGTGGTGGTTCACGCCGTAGGCGGCTGGATTGCCCTGCCCGCAGTGTTGCTGCTTGGTGCGCGCAAAGGGCGTTATCGCAAAGACGGCGGCGTCAGCGCGCATCCACCTTCATCCATTCCTTTCCTGGCGCTGGGTGCGTGGATTCTTATTGTCGGCTGGTTCGGCTTTAACGTAATGAGCGCACAGCGCGTTGCTGGTATCTCTGGCCTGGTTGCCATGAACTCGCTGATGGCGATGGTGGGCGGCACGCTGGCCGCCATGTTCTGTGGCAAGAACGACCCTGGCTTTATCCACAACGGCCCACTGGCTGGGCTGGTCGCCGTGTGCGCGGGTAGCGATGTCATGCACCCGCTGGGCAGCCTGATCACCGGTGCCATCGCGGGCGGCATGTTTGTTTATCTGTTCACCATCACCCAGAACCGCTGGAAGATCGACGACGTACTGGGCGTATGGCCGCTGCATGGCCTGTGTGGCACCTGGGGCGGCATCGCCGCTGGCATCTTTGGCCAGACTTGGCTAGGTGGCGCAGGCGGGGTGAGTTTTGTCAGCCAGATCATCGGCACGCTGCTGGGTATTGTGGTCGCCTTTGCGGGTGGCTGGCTAGTCTACGGCGCGCTCAAGAAAACCGTGGGGCTGCGCTTGAGTGACGAAGAGGAATACAACGGCGCGGACTTGTCGATTCACCGCATCAGCGCCACGCCCGAGCGCGAGAGCCACTGGTAGAACTGATATTGAAGAATTAAAACTGGCATCCACATCACAATAAGCCAATGTTTTCAAACGATTCAATAAAACAGGAAAATTGCACCAAGTCTGGCGTGGCTGCGACTGGTTTCGCGGACACCGGCCTACGCCATGCCAACCCATTGTAGCGCGCTGGGCATTGTGATCTGTCCATAGCCTTGTGGGCAGATCAGGCAGGAGCCAGCAAGCAGGCCCAGTTAAACATTTTCGTTGGTGATCTTTCTGAGCGAAAATCCGGTCGCCTGCGGCTCGATGACCAAAGTATCACCTTCAGACCAACCCAACTCTGCGAGCAGGGTGTCTGGTAATTCCAGTATCCGGTCTCCACTGCCGTCGCGGCAGTCCTGTAGCGGGAGTGTCCAGATTCTCCGATCATCAGAAGTCATATCTTGCGTCCCATGGCAGAAGTCCCCTCAAGGATAGCATCGGGATTTACCGTGGGATGCCCTTCTGACTGTTCTGCCGGCCATCCAGTACGGCCTATGCGCCTGCAAGCAGCGGTCAACGGTGCAGCAGCAATACAATCGGCTTGTTGCGCGAACTCGACGTTCGAAAGTTTTGGCTAAACCGCTGTGCAGCTGTCGCTTCTGGCCTGCTGCAGATGCTCACACTGGACGTCGCCAACATTGGGTTTGGCCTGATTAGAAGTCTGTCACGGCAGGTGATCTGGAATCGAATCAAGGTGCTGAAGGCCAATGAGGCCATGCAGCCCCTAAACCGGAACGCGCGCAAGTTGGGGATGAGTATAAATGCGCTTGCTCAGAGGATGGATCAACAACCCGGCGCTATGCGCTCACGGTGCGTATTCAAGCGGTGTGGGTCTTTCTTTCCGGTGGTTCTGTACCATGCCTCATGCCCCTGACTTCAGCCCGTACCGTCTCGCCCCTCGATAAGCGCACGCTGGCGAGCGAAGCAGGCCATCACTTGCTGCACATCCCGTTCCGGCAGGCCCACCGACCGATACACATCCGCAGACTCGGCAAGAACATCGCTTATTTTCTGCAGAGCACGGTCGGCTGCTTTGGGCGCGACACCGAACTCGCGCGCAATCGACATGGCATCTTCAAGGCTTGCGTTGTTGCTTTCCTTGACCCTGATCCCCTGATAGCCCAGGTTCGTTAGTTGGGGCACCACATCGAACACCGGCGAAAGGCGATAACGATTGCCCCCGTCATGCAGGTAGCCATGGTTTTTGATGTGATCATCCGTGTTGTCTACGAACAGGTTGAAGAGCAAGCGAATAAACAACTCTTCCAGATCCAGCCGCATTGCACCGGAAACCCCGTGCTCACGCAACGACTGGGCCAGTTTGACGTACGAGCCCTCATTGCCTTGATACGCGCAATTGGTCATGGCTGCGCCGGACAAATAATGGATGCAATGACCGGAGGTTACCGAGCCTGGGCGATCAAAGCGCCGTAGTAGCAAAACACTGCGATGCCCGATTTTGCGGAGCCTGAATTCGGGAACCCGGATACCACACTGTGCTGCCAGGGTGAGCGTCCCAGCTTCCAGCAATTGCACATCCATGGTGTCGGCCGGCGCGGCAAACTTGGCCAGCCAGAGCTCATCCGCATCGATGAGGCTCGCTTTCGGCCGCACGCCACCCAAGCTCGCACCGGGATTCAACATGCGGCGCGTTGTTATGGGCACCTCAATGCCTTGGGCAATCTGGTCTGCGGCGACCTGCAGCTCCTCCAGTGTGGCCATTTCTATCGCGAGGTCGGCCGCTGATGGTTGCTGTGCCTCTTGCAGTGCCTTGTCCTTGCCCCAGAACACGAGCCCGCCCACCCTTTCGCGGTTGGTTTCCATCAGGGCTTCTACGGTTGACAACTTGTGGCCGAAGCGCGCGGTCAGCACCAGGTCTCCCCACGCGTCAGGCAGCGCATCCTGGATAGTCAGCGGAAGCGGGCCGCCATCACGCCAGCGGGTGGGCCCAATCTCAAAAGGTGCCTGTGATTTGGGTAGCCATGCCGGGTTCAGGGCAATCGTGAAGCGGTTGGCCAGGTATTGCAGACCGTATGACAAGTCGCCGGCCGGCATGGCTCCCGCCCCATAGCGAACCACGGCAGCGGGTGTGGGTACGGATTCATCTGGCTGGAACAGGCTGAGATAAAAACGATGGTCAGAAGTCACGCTCGTCATCCCTGACCGGCTTCAGCGCAGCATTCGACTGCTTGCGGGATTTGCGCACCAACGTCGCGTCAACGGGGGCCAGGCGGGCGAGGCTGTCCAGTTCACCAAGGTGGTACAACGCATTGACAAGCGTACCAACGGACACCCCTGATGCACCCAGCTCAAGAGAACGAAGCGTGTTCTCACTGATCAACATACGGCCGGCCAGATCCGGAATCGTCAGACCTTTTTCTTTGCGCAGGAAGCGCAGACGGGCGCCGAGCTCGGCCAGCGCTTCATTGCCTTGCGCAGGCGTGCGCAGATCAATTTTTATTTTCATGGCAACACCTCAAAATTTTGAACTTTATTTACTGATTAAAGCAAAATTTTGCGGTTTTTTCTATAACCCGCCAATAAACTAGAATAATATGCAAAATTTTGATGTTTTTACCCCTTAAAACACCAATATTTTGATGCTATTGAACCTGAAAACGTCTCTGTTTTCACCACATGTGTTTCTCAGGAACGAGATCAATTTGCCTGCTTTCAGACGTTTACACGGCCTACAGACCGGCGTCAGTTTGCCGGACTTAATCCCCCGATGCCTGGTTTAACTCCGCATTTTTAGAACCAGCGCCGATTCATCGACTAAATACGAAAACGCCGCTCCCATCGAGCGGCGTTTTTCATTTGTGCACCACCTGCTTCAATCCGGCAATGGCAACGCCAGCGTCTCTTTGACTTCTTCCATCACCACATAACTGCGCGATTCGGCGGCGCTGGGCAAACGCAGCAGAATGTCGCCCAGCAAGCGCCGGTAATGGGTCATGTCTGGCAGCCGCGCTTTGATCAGGTAATCAAAGTCGCCCGAGATCAGATGGCATTCCAGCACTTCCGGGATGGTGGCCACCGAGCGGCGAAAGTCGTCAAATACCTCGCCCGACTTGCGCCCCAGCTTGAGTTCTACAAACACCAGCAGCGGCGCTTCCAGCAATTGCGGGTTCAAGCGGGCGTGATAACCGGTGATGACGTTGGTTTCTTCCAGCCGTTTTACCCGCTCGGCGCAGGGGGTGGCGGTCAGGCCGACCTTCTCGGCCAACTCGGTAATTGGCAGCCGGGCATTGGCCTGCAGCAAGCGCAAAATCTTGTAATCGATGCGATCCAGCGTGCGTCCGGATTGATAACGAGTGCGCATTGCAATGTAGTCTCTGTTTTTGACCTAACAAATGGAGAGTATCACTAGTTAACGCTTCATATACTCGGCTTATTCTCCAACTATATGACATACAACAGTGTGTCCCCGGGTCAAGCGATGAAAGCAATTGTGATCGGTGCAGGTGTCGTGGGCGTCACCACCGCGTACTACCTCAGGGCAGCCGGTGTCGATGTCACCGTGCTGGATCGACTCGAAGCGCCAGCGGATGAAACCAGCTTCGGCAACGCCGGGCAGGTGTCGCCTGGCTACGCCGCGCCGTGGGCGGCGCCGGGCATTCCGTGGAAAGCCATGAAATGGCTGCTGTCGGAACACGCCCCGCTGCGTATCCGCCCGGATGGCACGTTCTTTCAGTTGGCATGGATGGCCCGCATGGTTGCCAACTGTACCGAGGCCGCCTATGCCCGCAACAAGAGTCGCATGGTGCCGCTGGCCGAATACAGCCGTGATTGTCTGCGTGATCTGCGCAAAGACCTCAACCTGCATTACGAAGAGCGCTCGCTGGGCACATTGCAGATTTTCCGTAACGACAAACAACTGGCGGCCGGGCGCCGTGACTCCGGCTTGCTGGATCAAATGAACGTCGCCAATCAGGTGCTCGATCAAGACGGTTTGCTGCAGGCCGAACCCGCCCTGAAAGCCGTGGCTCACAAGCTGACCGGCGCGCTACTGCTGCCCAACGACGAAACCGGTGACTGCAAGCTGTTCACCGAACGGCTGGCAGCGATTTGTGTCGAGATGGGCGTGCATTTCCGTTTTGGCGTGACCGTGCAGTCGCTGGTGGCCGAAGGTAAACGCATCAGCGCGGTCGAACTGGATAGTGGCGAAACGCTAAACGCTGACTCGGTGGTGCTGGCCGCTGGCTGTGCTTCACGTGCGCTGGCTTTGCCACTGGGGCTGGATTTGCCGGTTTACCCGGTCAAGGGCTACTCGATTACCGTGCCGCTCACCAACCCGGAAGGCGCGCCGCGCTCAACTGTGCTGGATGAAACCTACAAGATCGCGCTGACCCGCTTTGATAATCGTCTACGCGTGGGCGGCATGGCGGAAGTGGCCGGGTTCGACAAACGCATTGATCCAGTGCGTATCGATACGCTCAATATGGTCACCAACGATCTGTTCCCGCATGCGGGCGATTTGTCCAAAGCCAGCAAGTGGACCGGCCTGCGGCCAATGACGCCCGATGGCACGCCGATTGTGGGCAGCACGCCATATGACAACCTGTTCACCAACACCGGGCACGGCACGCTGGGCTGGACCATGTCGTGCGGCAGCGCGCGGGTGATTGCCGATACCGTTCTGGGTCGTCGTCCGGAAATCGATGCCCGCGAGTTGTCTATGGCGCGTTACGCCAAAGGCAATGCCCGTATTCACGAAGGCAGCAAAACGTCTGGTCAGATAAAATGGGCGGATTGATCTACATCAACCGCCATTCATTCTGACCAAAGTGCCTGCCATGAGTTATCTACGCCAGTTCCCCGCAACGCGTATGCGCCGCATGCGTCGTGATGATTTCTCCCGCCGTCTGATGCGCGAAAACGTGCTGATGCCGAGCGACCTGATCCTGCCGGTGTTTGTGCATGAAGGGGTCAACAAAGAAGAAATCGTCGCCTCGATGCCTGGCGTGAAGCGTCAATCCATCGATTTGTTGCTCAAAACAGCAGCCGAAGCGGTGGAGTTGGGCGTACCGGCGCTGGCGTTGTTCCCGTCGATTGATCATTCGCTCAAAACACTGGGCGCGGAAGAAGCGTGGAATCCGGATGGCCTGGTGCCACGCACCATCCGCGCACTGAAAGAGGCTTTCCCGCAACTGGGCGTGATTACCGATGTGGCACTGGACCCGTACACCATCCACGGCCAGGACGGCATCATCAACGAAGACGGTTATGTGCTGAACGAGGAAACCGTCGTCGCCCTGATCAAACAAACGCTGTGTCACGCCAATGCCGGTGCTGACATGATCGCCCCCAGCGACATGATGGATGGCCGCATCGGCTCTATCCGCCAGGCACTGGACGAAGCTGGCCATGAAATGACGCGCATTCTGGCGTACTCGGCCAAATATGCCTCGGCCTTCTATGGCCCGTTCCGCGACGCGGTGGGTTCTTCGGCCACGCTGGGCAAAGGCAACAAAGCGCAATACCAGATGGACCCGGCCAATTCGGACGAAGCGCTACACGAAGTCGCCATGGACCTGACCGAAGGCGCGGACATGGTCATGATCAAACCGGGCATGCCATATCTGGATATCGTGCGCCGCGTTAAAGACGAATTCGGTGTGCCGACCTTTGTTTACCAGGTATCCGGCGAATACGCAATGCTGCAGGCGGCCATTCGCAACGGCTGGCTGGATGAAAAGAAAGTGGTGCTTGAATCCCTGCTGGCGTTCAAACGCGCCGGAGCCGATGGCATTCTGACCTACTTTGCGCTGGATGCTGCCCGCTGGATCAAGGGTCAGTTCTAAGCTGATTTGACGGTTTTACCTCGCAAAGCCCGCAAGCCAAATGCGGGCTTTGCCGTTTGTGCCACCGGAACATTCCGGCACAAAGCCGGTCTGCGTCGGTTACATTATAAAAATCCCCTTCGTAATCCCCTTCCTCAGGACTCAATGAGTAGCAGCTTTTTGCTGGTTCTACTGGCCATCGTGCTGGTGTTGTTAAACGGTTTTTTTGTGGCCGCCGAATTCGGTCTGGTCAAGCTGCGCCAGACGCAGGTCAAAGCCATGGCGCGTGCCTATGGCTGGCGCGGGCGCATTCTGGCAAAAACCCACGCCAATCTGGATGCATATTTGTCCGCCTGCCAATTGGGTATCACGTTGGCCTCGCTGGGTTTGGGCTGGGTGGGCGAGCCCGCTTTTGCCCATCTGATTGAACCCATGCTGGGCTGGATTGGGGTGACCAGCCCTGAGTTGGTCAGCGGCGTGTCGTTTGCCGTCGCGTTTTTCACCATTTCGTTTTTGCATATCGTGGTGGGTGAACTCGCCCCCAAATCCATGGCGATCCGCAAGTCCACCACCATTGGGCTGTGGACGGCTCCGGCGCTGTATCTGTTTTACTGGGGCATGTATCCGGCGATCTGGCTGTTAAATGCCAGCGCGGCGTGGGTACTCAAGGTGGTTGGGCTAGGCGCGGAACATGGCCACGAGAGCGATTACTCGGCGGACGAAATCAAGCTGATCATGCGCACCAGCAAACCCGAAGCCGGGTTCTCGCGCAAGGAATGGCGCACGCTGGCGCAGTCGCTGGATTTCCCGACACTGGACGTGGCGGACCTGATGCACCCGTTCACCGACGCGGTGATTCTGGATGCACGTCAGCCGATGGACGAGAACCTGGATCGCATCGCCCGTAACCGTTTCAGCCGTTATCCGTATCTGGATGAAAATGGCCGGATCAAGGGCGTGGTCCACGTGAAGGATATTTTTCTGGCGCATCGCTTTAGCAGGCTGGAATCCACGCTCGATTCACTGGTACGCCCGGCTGAAGTCGTGTTGCCGACGATTCCCGCCCGTACCTTGCTGGAGCGTATGCGCCAAGGGGCATCGCACTTTGCCATCGTGGCGTGGAACGATGAGGAACCCGTCGGCTTTGTCACCATGGACAATCTGTTGAGCGCCATGGTCGGTGAGATTCGCGATGAGTTCCGTCAAAGTCAGGATGACTGGACATTGATGGACGACGGTTCAATGATCGGCAAAGGCACGCTCACCGTGGTGACACTGGAGCGCGCGCTGGGCATAGATATCGATATCGACGGGGCGGATACCGTGGGCGGGCTGGTGCAACTGAAAACCGGTCGCGTGCCGGAAGAAGGCGAGCGGATCGAGTTTGACCACTTCAGTGTGGTAATCAAGAAAATGCGCGGCCCGCGAATATTGCTGGTGCGGGTGTTCCCGAAAAAGACCACACAAGATCAGGACCACGTGCGGTTTTAGCAAGTGACCGTTGGAGTCCCGTAGCCCGGATGGAGCGTGCCCCTCGGGGGTACCCCCATATAGCGTTCGGATATCACGTATAGCGGCTGCTGCGGGGAAGCGAGAATCCGGGGCTGCAACGTATCAGTGGGCGACCGACATTTGATTTTGCCAATATCGCAACCCCGGATTCCCGCTGGCGCTTCATCCGGGCTACTAGTTCGCCGCGCTGTGGCTAAGTTGCACTCACCAACGTCTCGCGCTGGGTCAGTTGCGGGAACCAGCGCATCCATAATCCCACCACCACCAGCGTGCCGATCCCGCCCAACACGACGGCGGGCACCGGGCCTAACAAGGCGGCAGTCACGCCCGATTCAAACTCGCCCAACTGGTTGGATGCGCCGATAAAGATCGAACTGACTGCGCTCACCCGGCCGCGCATGGCGTCCGGGGTTTCCAGTTGCACCAGCGATGAACGAACCACCACACTGATCATGTCCGAGGCGCCCAGAAATGCCAGCGCGACCAGCGACACAAAGAAGTTGCTGGATAAACCAAACACAATGGTCGCCAGGCCAAACACACCCACCGCACCAAACATGATTTTGCCGACGCGTTGTTTGAGCGGGTAATGGGCGAGATAGATCGACATGCTCAATGCGCCCACTGCCGGGGCCGAGCGCAGCACGCCCATACCCCACGGGCCAGTGTGCAAGATGTCGCGGGCATAGATCGGCAGCAGCGCGGTCGCGCCGCCCAGCAGCACGGCAAACAGATCAAGCGAGATCGCGCCCAAGATGACTTTTTTCTCGCGGATATAACGGATACCGGCGAAGAGAAATTCCAGCGATGCCGGAGGTTGAGTGCGCTGAACCTGGCGTAACAGGGGCAGCGTGCCGATGGCAACGGCGGCAATCAACCAGCACACCGCGCTCACGGTGTACACCGCGTCCGGACCCACGGCGTAGATGAAACCACCCAACGCCGGGCCCGAGATGATCGCCACCTGCATCACCCCAGAGTTCAGCGCCAGCGCACGTGGCAGGTCTTTTTCAGTCACCAGGTTGGGCACCAGTGCCTGCAAGCTGGGCGATTCAAACGCCCGGCCTGCGCCAATGCAGAACGCGCCCATATACAGCGCCAGCGGCGTAAGCAAATGGTAGAAACTGCCCACGGCCAGTGCTATGGCGGCAGTGCCTTCCACGATCTGGCAGATGGTGACGATGCGGCGACGGTCATAGCGATCCGCCACATGCCCGACCACCAGCGTCAACAGCAATTGCGGCAGAAACTGCGCAATGCCGATAAACCCGAGGTTAAGCGCGCTGTGGGTGAGGTCGTACATCTGCCAGCCCACGGCGACGGCCAGCATCTGGTAGGCGAGAAACGAGCCAAGGCGGCTCACCAGAAAATGACGATAAGGCTTGAGCGCCAGTAAAGAAGAATCCATGCGGTTTTCCACTGAGGAAAAAACAGGAACGGATGCGTGGGCATCCGTTCCTTTTATTACTGCCTGAGATGTTCCTCAGGTACCGACATCAAGGTGCCGGGTTAGGCTGCTTGACGTGTACTGCTTCGATTTCCGCGAGGATTTCGGCGCCCAGCTTGACGTTGATGCTCTCGATGTTCTCTTTGAGCTGCGCCATGGTGGTGGCGCCAATCAGGTTGCTGGTCACAAACGGACGGCTGTTTACGAACGCGAGTGCCAATTGTGCCGGGCTGATGCCGTGTTTACGGGCGATCTGCACATAACCATTGATGGCGACTTCCACTTCTGGCTTGGTGTAGCGGGTGAAGCGTTCGTACAGCGTGATGCGGCCATCGGCCGGACGTGCACCGTTCAGATACTTGCCCGACAGCGCACCAAAGGCCATTGGCGAATAAGCCAGCAAGCCGACATGCTCACGGTGGCTGAATTCCGAGAGGCCAATTTCAAAGGTGCGATTCACCAGGCTGTACGGATTCTGGATCGACACAATCTTCGCCACGCCGTGTTTTTCGGCGGCGGCCAGAAACTGCGCCACGCCCCACGGGGTTTCGTTGGATACACCAACGTGGCGAATCTTGCCGGATTTGACCAGTTCAGCCAGCGCCAGCACGGATTCTTCAATCGCTACGGTTTCTTCACCATCCACCCACGGATACGCCAGGCGGCCGAAAGTGTTGGTGCTGCGATCCGGCCAGTGCAGTTGGTACAGATCGATGTAATCGGTTTGCAGGCGCTTGAGGCTGCCATCTACCGCTTCAAACAAGCTGGCGCGGTTGTGGTTGGTCTGGCCGTTACGGATGTGGTTGGGTTGATGCGGCTGGCGCACCGGGCCTGCCGCTTTGGTGGCAATCACCACCTCGCTGCGGCGACCGGTTTTAGCCAGCCAGGTACCAATGTATTGCTCGGTACGGCCTTGGGTTTCTGGCTTGGGCGGCACCGGATACATTTCGGCCACATCCAGAAAATTAACGCCTTGGGTCAGGGCGTAATCAATCTGCTCGTGGGCTTGGGCTTCGGTGTTCTGTTCGCCCCAGGTCATGGTGCCCAGACCAATCAGGCTGACTTCGAGATCGGTGAGGCCGAGTTTGCGGTATTCCATTGTGGCTCCTTGTTATCCGGGAGCGCCGTAGCGCCCTCGCCCAGCGAACCGAAGCGCTTGAATTGCGTATGCACTCAATGCGCGTCATGCCGGCAAGGTGCGGCATGCATTGGTTTTGCTGGCTGAAGAAATTGATTGCTGCGGTGACTGTCGGCTTTTCCAGGTCGGCCCGCAACGCGTTGCCCGATGTCTGGAACCAGCGTCGTTTGTGTTCCCCAAGCATGGGTAACGGTGCAGCGCCGGTAAACGTTGACCCGACCGGTCGTATATTACCGTTAGCCCGCGCGATTTACTTGCTGAGTTTACGCAAAAGCTGGCGCAGCAGCTTGATACCCACCGGCCATTCGCCATGGCCGGAATCGACGTTGATATGCCCGACGCCAGACAACGGCACCAGATCGCTGCCCCAGCTGCTGGCCAATGCGGTAGCGCGATCCAGCGAGCAAGTCGGATCATTATCGCTGGCGACCATCAGACTGGGAAAAGGCAACGCTCTGGCCGGCAGTGGCAAAAAGCCCTGAAAGCTGTCGGGCGCTTCGTCGCGGGTGACATCGGCCGGAGCCACCAGCAAGGCGCCGACAATCTGCTCCACCTGGCGCGACAAGGCGGACCAGTGTCCTACCGTCACGCAACCGAGGCTATGCGCCACCAGCACGGTTTTGCCCTGCGCTTTGTGCAACGTGCGCTCCAGCCCGGCCACCCACTCGGCGGCACGCGGGTTTTC
This genomic interval from Silvimonas soli contains the following:
- a CDS encoding hemolysin family protein, which encodes MSSSFLLVLLAIVLVLLNGFFVAAEFGLVKLRQTQVKAMARAYGWRGRILAKTHANLDAYLSACQLGITLASLGLGWVGEPAFAHLIEPMLGWIGVTSPELVSGVSFAVAFFTISFLHIVVGELAPKSMAIRKSTTIGLWTAPALYLFYWGMYPAIWLLNASAAWVLKVVGLGAEHGHESDYSADEIKLIMRTSKPEAGFSRKEWRTLAQSLDFPTLDVADLMHPFTDAVILDARQPMDENLDRIARNRFSRYPYLDENGRIKGVVHVKDIFLAHRFSRLESTLDSLVRPAEVVLPTIPARTLLERMRQGASHFAIVAWNDEEPVGFVTMDNLLSAMVGEIRDEFRQSQDDWTLMDDGSMIGKGTLTVVTLERALGIDIDIDGADTVGGLVQLKTGRVPEEGERIEFDHFSVVIKKMRGPRILLVRVFPKKTTQDQDHVRF
- a CDS encoding NADP(H)-dependent aldo-keto reductase; this translates as MEYRKLGLTDLEVSLIGLGTMTWGEQNTEAQAHEQIDYALTQGVNFLDVAEMYPVPPKPETQGRTEQYIGTWLAKTGRRSEVVIATKAAGPVRQPHQPNHIRNGQTNHNRASLFEAVDGSLKRLQTDYIDLYQLHWPDRSTNTFGRLAYPWVDGEETVAIEESVLALAELVKSGKIRHVGVSNETPWGVAQFLAAAEKHGVAKIVSIQNPYSLVNRTFEIGLSEFSHREHVGLLAYSPMAFGALSGKYLNGARPADGRITLYERFTRYTKPEVEVAINGYVQIARKHGISPAQLALAFVNSRPFVTSNLIGATTMAQLKENIESINVKLGAEILAEIEAVHVKQPNPAP
- a CDS encoding D-amino acid dehydrogenase; this translates as MKAIVIGAGVVGVTTAYYLRAAGVDVTVLDRLEAPADETSFGNAGQVSPGYAAPWAAPGIPWKAMKWLLSEHAPLRIRPDGTFFQLAWMARMVANCTEAAYARNKSRMVPLAEYSRDCLRDLRKDLNLHYEERSLGTLQIFRNDKQLAAGRRDSGLLDQMNVANQVLDQDGLLQAEPALKAVAHKLTGALLLPNDETGDCKLFTERLAAICVEMGVHFRFGVTVQSLVAEGKRISAVELDSGETLNADSVVLAAGCASRALALPLGLDLPVYPVKGYSITVPLTNPEGAPRSTVLDETYKIALTRFDNRLRVGGMAEVAGFDKRIDPVRIDTLNMVTNDLFPHAGDLSKASKWTGLRPMTPDGTPIVGSTPYDNLFTNTGHGTLGWTMSCGSARVIADTVLGRRPEIDARELSMARYAKGNARIHEGSKTSGQIKWAD
- the hemB gene encoding porphobilinogen synthase, whose amino-acid sequence is MSYLRQFPATRMRRMRRDDFSRRLMRENVLMPSDLILPVFVHEGVNKEEIVASMPGVKRQSIDLLLKTAAEAVELGVPALALFPSIDHSLKTLGAEEAWNPDGLVPRTIRALKEAFPQLGVITDVALDPYTIHGQDGIINEDGYVLNEETVVALIKQTLCHANAGADMIAPSDMMDGRIGSIRQALDEAGHEMTRILAYSAKYASAFYGPFRDAVGSSATLGKGNKAQYQMDPANSDEALHEVAMDLTEGADMVMIKPGMPYLDIVRRVKDEFGVPTFVYQVSGEYAMLQAAIRNGWLDEKKVVLESLLAFKRAGADGILTYFALDAARWIKGQF
- a CDS encoding ammonium transporter, with the translated sequence MNQLPASDDVLFILIGAIMILAMHAGFAFLELGTVRQKNQVNALVKILTDFAVSAIAYFFIGYGVAYGVHFMLPVHDLNTNHGYGLVRFFFLLTFAAAIPAIISGGIAERARFHPQSAATFLLVGFVYPFFEGMMWNGNYGVQKWLQYHFGAQFHDFAGSVVVHAVGGWIALPAVLLLGARKGRYRKDGGVSAHPPSSIPFLALGAWILIVGWFGFNVMSAQRVAGISGLVAMNSLMAMVGGTLAAMFCGKNDPGFIHNGPLAGLVAVCAGSDVMHPLGSLITGAIAGGMFVYLFTITQNRWKIDDVLGVWPLHGLCGTWGGIAAGIFGQTWLGGAGGVSFVSQIIGTLLGIVVAFAGGWLVYGALKKTVGLRLSDEEEYNGADLSIHRISATPERESHW
- a CDS encoding Lrp/AsnC ligand binding domain-containing protein; this translates as MRTRYQSGRTLDRIDYKILRLLQANARLPITELAEKVGLTATPCAERVKRLEETNVITGYHARLNPQLLEAPLLVFVELKLGRKSGEVFDDFRRSVATIPEVLECHLISGDFDYLIKARLPDMTHYRRLLGDILLRLPSAAESRSYVVMEEVKETLALPLPD
- a CDS encoding RBBP9/YdeN family alpha/beta hydrolase is translated as MVVDPIERWLESGNSIVIAPGWRGSGDEHWQTRWCEQYPELIRVEQHDWENPRAAEWVAGLERTLHKAQGKTVLVAHSLGCVTVGHWSALSRQVEQIVGALLVAPADVTRDEAPDSFQGFLPLPARALPFPSLMVASDNDPTCSLDRATALASSWGSDLVPLSGVGHINVDSGHGEWPVGIKLLRQLLRKLSK
- a CDS encoding helix-turn-helix domain-containing protein, whose translation is MKIKIDLRTPAQGNEALAELGARLRFLRKEKGLTIPDLAGRMLISENTLRSLELGASGVSVGTLVNALYHLGELDSLARLAPVDATLVRKSRKQSNAALKPVRDDERDF
- a CDS encoding MFS transporter — translated: MDSSLLALKPYRHFLVSRLGSFLAYQMLAVAVGWQMYDLTHSALNLGFIGIAQFLPQLLLTLVVGHVADRYDRRRIVTICQIVEGTAAIALAVGSFYHLLTPLALYMGAFCIGAGRAFESPSLQALVPNLVTEKDLPRALALNSGVMQVAIISGPALGGFIYAVGPDAVYTVSAVCWLIAAVAIGTLPLLRQVQRTQPPASLEFLFAGIRYIREKKVILGAISLDLFAVLLGGATALLPIYARDILHTGPWGMGVLRSAPAVGALSMSIYLAHYPLKQRVGKIMFGAVGVFGLATIVFGLSSNFFVSLVALAFLGASDMISVVVRSSLVQLETPDAMRGRVSAVSSIFIGASNQLGEFESGVTAALLGPVPAVVLGGIGTLVVVGLWMRWFPQLTQRETLVSAT
- a CDS encoding type II toxin-antitoxin system HipA family toxin; translation: MTSDHRFYLSLFQPDESVPTPAAVVRYGAGAMPAGDLSYGLQYLANRFTIALNPAWLPKSQAPFEIGPTRWRDGGPLPLTIQDALPDAWGDLVLTARFGHKLSTVEALMETNRERVGGLVFWGKDKALQEAQQPSAADLAIEMATLEELQVAADQIAQGIEVPITTRRMLNPGASLGGVRPKASLIDADELWLAKFAAPADTMDVQLLEAGTLTLAAQCGIRVPEFRLRKIGHRSVLLLRRFDRPGSVTSGHCIHYLSGAAMTNCAYQGNEGSYVKLAQSLREHGVSGAMRLDLEELFIRLLFNLFVDNTDDHIKNHGYLHDGGNRYRLSPVFDVVPQLTNLGYQGIRVKESNNASLEDAMSIAREFGVAPKAADRALQKISDVLAESADVYRSVGLPERDVQQVMACFARQRALIEGRDGTG